Below is a window of Poecilia reticulata strain Guanapo linkage group LG8, Guppy_female_1.0+MT, whole genome shotgun sequence DNA.
TCTCAGAGTCCTTCAGCTattggttttaatgtttcttgaATGCCTTCCTCAGTTTAATAATAGAAAACTGTCATCATTAACCTTTTATAAGAACCACCATCTTGCAGCGTAtagatgtttctctgctccaacacacctgagtcaaatgaACAACTTGCtaaaaggcatttttaaaacttaatagCATGATGATGTCATTTACAGATATTTGGATCAGGATTGGCTGCATGTTAAAGTTGCAGGATAGGACTGgacaaaaatgcattaaaaaaaaaaatagtcctTGCAGTTTTCTCTCTCACCACTGGAGGTCAGTGTAAATTCATGGTACTTTAGACGATCGTAGTGCAGACGGGACAGGATGGCAACGGTAATGTTTCTGCCATGCTGCCTTTTTGATGAGTAATGTTGTGTATTtgcacatgcaaaaaaatacaacaacttTAAAAGAGTTAATCTGTATAAGAGAATTTGCAGTATAACTGTTAAAGTAAAGCAAGAAGTGAGGTGTGTCAGCAGCAGGGACTGATATtccttacaaaaatattcatccaCCTTGAACTTCTGCACATTTTGTCGTGTTCAAACCACAAGcctcaatgtgttttattgggactttatCTTGTAATAGTACAAAACGGTGAAACAGAAGCACATGTATGTGATCCATAGCTGGAATTACAGTCCAACCTCGTTCTAAAATGTATTGACTCAGGAGCACTAGAAACAAATGGACTCCAttcatttatgatttttgttggGAAACGTTTCGAAAGCCACACACTTCCTAGTTAGGCACTCCTTTGGGTCAAAACTTGACATGATGTGGAAGAGTTGAAGAGCAGCAAATACTTCAAACAAAGTATTTGCTGCTTCGCTAAATAAGAGGCTACCTACTGTGCCAGCTTTGTGCGGCTGTAGGACCGTCTCCACGGTGACCTCCAAGACCTGCGGGGAGCCAGGCTGAGGTCGGGCAGCATGGTAGCGAGGGACACCTCCAGCGCGTGAGGCCGGCCGCATACCGGGTGCTCCGCTGAGCAGTAGTACTCGCACTTACCGTAGAAACACACGTTCCCAGCTGAAACGAGTGGAAAGACGCAGCGAAGTCAGGAAAAAGCAGACTGGGACGCCATGAAAGAGCAGCACACATGAGACGTCTGCACTCCGGCAGATCCGGAGGTGTGCGCGAGCGTTGCCTCACACACCTGGGGAGGTGAAGAAGGTCCTGGAGAGCCTCTCGTCAGTGGTGACCTCTCTGATCTCTGTGGTGACGTTGATGAGTCGACCGACCACCGGGGGGATTCTGTTAAAGCCCAGCACTCTGAGAAAATGTTACATAGCATGAAACAAATCCCTTACAAACAGAAATAGTGTATGTCTTTTCCTAAGCAGAGTTATATATAACACTAAAACAGCTAAAGTCTGTGGCATTGAGCTATCACTCAACACCTTGGTGGGTTTGTTGACAGGCTGCATAACCTACTTTCTTCCAATCATTTCATCGGCTTCTGCTTAGATCTGATCGCAGGTCTGTTAGCTTTCAGATGTCTGTtcttattgtgaaaataaatctcGTTCCTGCTCATTCTGCTTATTGTCTTATGTAAGTAATGTTACTCATTTTCCAAAAGAGAGGCTGACCAGTCAGCTGACACTGACATAAAGTCTCGTTTGTTACAGTAACTGTTGTAAACTACTTTCTGACTCGTATAGCCCAACAATCACTCTGCTTTACTTATGCTAAACTGCATGTTCTACAgccttttccattttgaaaccGACCACAGTgacatgtcatttttttatccCCAGAGCAAAAGGAAGTTGTGTATTACTAATTAAAAGCTCCTAAATATGTACACGAATTCAAAGCGTGCTTCAATTGCATTTGCATAGTATGACATTTTAGAGTTGCCGATGATTGGATTGAGAGTAAAtagcaaacatttatttcctagcatagattttaattattcatataGAACAGTAAAGGCACACTCGTTTTCATTCAGTGGCAATAAATGCAGTGAGGGCTCCAACTAAAACTTTTCTTACACTGATCATCTGTACCTGTCGAGATGGAAGGCGGCGATCTCTGCGTTGTGTCGCTCAAAGTCGGAGAAATAAAACAGGTTCACGTCCGTCTCAGCGTTCCTGGATTGTCTGTGGGTAAcgaaaatacacacacatgcacacacacacacacacacacacgcacacacacacacacaaacgtgtgttgcttttttctttaataaaatatgaaccaCCTGCGGTTGTGTGAGCCTCCGAGTTTTCAGTCAGAACATCGTGTCTTACCTCATGGGTTTGAGCAGAGCCTGGCCGTAGTTTGGGAACGACACGAGCAGCTTCAGCTGGGTGCCTCCTTTCTTttgaactaaaaacaaacatcaaacggTTACAGTAGCgtataaatgataaaatacagAGGGTGTTGTCTTTCATCCCTGCTTTCGTGCCACAGTACATGCCATGCACATTAAAGACGAGATTTGAGTTGTTGAGGGAAGAACAGCCTGGGTTGTAACTGATAGGCGCAATGTGTCTGTTTGTCCACATGGTGGCATTTTACATAACTGAGCTGCTGCTCAACCGTCTATTTTCACACTGCAGACTGATTTGGATAAACTGATCAAACTGATACAATGACTTAATTCACACAGTAGGATTTAACAGTGCATGTTAATAATGTGGAGCCTTTAAAATATGGCTGCACTGAAGCcgtttttttctctgcagggatttaaaaatcatttaaaattttttctttttacttttttttttttttcccccatgtttAGGTGTTTTAATCCCAACCGACCAAATCAGCTTCCTTCAAGCTTCGGAAAATGCGCTCGTCAGTGTAAATACAATTCGGACGTGTCACCTTTTTTGTAATCAAGTTACTAACCGGATGCTCAGGTTTCAGAATAAATTGAGTTTTTATGAACTCCAAGTTTGGTTTCGTCAGGTTGCACAAacaaaatctcatttaaatgtatttaaatagaTACCTTGGTGATTAAGAAGTTAAACATGGAAAATCGGATTGTCACGCTGaagggagagggaaaaaaagcctgTCGCAGAAATATGAGCTTAATCTGCACTGGAAAATCAATAACAACATTACATCTCTATACATTATTTATTCTACAGCGTGCTGACGCCAGTGCAGACTCCCAATGAGAAGCTATGGATGTCTTCATCGAATAAGTTTGTCAAATAAGAAGTGAACTTAGTTCAATGAAGTGAAAAACTGAAAGTCAAGACATTATACGGTTTCGTTAAACACTGAGTGATGTCGTTCAAGCAGTTGTTTCAGCtgattttatgataaaaacatttttaattcatattcTTAAGATTTTGATATGGCATAAGactgaaactgaatttaaaaataaaacaaatacagaaatgaacaacactgctgacttgacagttaTTCAGTGACACCAGCCACAGGAAGGCTAAGCCACAAAAAGTCGTTCCTAAGGAAACCGGTTGCTGTAACCAAGCATATCGAtgaaaagttaagtggaagaaaaagtcaGTTCAAGTGTTCGTGAATCAGAGCTTCAGTCAGACACTATCAAGGAAATGTGTTACAATTGTCCCATTACTTGATTGAAGCCATTCCTGAACGAGCGACAACATCAGAAACTTCCTATCACTGCTAAAAGAAAGTACCTCACCAGCTGCGTCTCCACTGACCATACAATTGTGGGAATTggaactgtaaaaataaattcattggattttaaaaattcacgttttttgctgaaatgtttttgtgctaGGACAAGGTGGTTTTCAAACGCATCAATAtgtgtgtatttcacaaaactagGAATACTTGTTTTCGCGTCACACAAGTCGtcatcaacaaccagatgtttactactggcggaaaagacgaagaaggcGACAGGAAGtcgcactttttttttttttttttttttttacaattgatGGCGTGAACAAACGGTATTCACGTGGGATTTCAAATGCgtctcttatttaatggaaacattgcagttgcgaaattgtgtgtttttaaatatattagcagaatattgacaaagttttgcacacatttgtaatggaaacgcagctactgttCCTCAGTGGTACaaagttttctacatttaaaatcatttttgggGCGTTTTTGTGATCTTTTCTGGCAGAAACATGCAAACTAAATATATCATGTGTAATGAACTTTAATTACTCCGACGAGAGCTACATGTTCTGTCTGCACCAATCAGAGCTAAACGCTGACTTTTAAGCTTGTATATGCGGAAAGCATTTGTGAAAGATTACTGTGTGGTGTTGAATAAGTAAAATATGAGTTTTGTAACcgcacaacaacaaacaaatagaGAAGTTATGATGATGAAgtgatgtttttctctgcaccgtttgcttgtttggatttaataATACATTCCGGTCTCTGTCGGAGGCCGCAGTCGGCTCTTCACTGACCTCCAGGAACCCAATTACCGCCCGACTCGCCTCCTCGCTGYTTGCTTTTTAACACTCTTACCCTCCTGGGCTTGTTCTGGTACGTCCCACTGCGCTGGCAAGCCATTTGATTTTCYTCTATCTTCTGCGTTTTTATGTGTGACTGTGTGGATatgttccttaaaaaaaaataaaataaagtgttgaCTTCTTCAGGGAATACTGGTTTCTGCCTCCAGGATAGTCCGCTTGTCTTATCATAATAAAACCCGAAGCGACAACAACGTTTTCTCCTCGTGTGTCACTTCCGCTCGCTGTCCTCTCTCACCTGTCGCCATGTTTACTCACCGGCCCCCAGGATGCGCTGCGTCGCCAAGTAATGAGTCAGCTGGGCCAGGTTGAGGTCTTTCCTGTCGTACAGCTCCCAGCGAGAGACGCCCAGGTGGAACCTCAGCCAGGGAGGGTGGGTCTCCYCATCTCTGGTCCAGGTGACCTTATCATAGCCTTCCTCTTCACTGGCACTTTCCCTGCAGAGCGAGACTTGTTCCAGTGTACGTACAGTGGCGTGAAGCAGAGCCGTTTAGCTCTTTGTTGGTcaaggaaaaaatacaacagcTGAAGGAATTTCATAAAAGCTATGGTTACATTAACACCTTGTGTGAATGTTTGTAAAATGGCTTggctttttaaatgtctcttaATAGTTTTAATTGTTGGTAAAAACACCTTTATGAAACACAATAGCTGCTGTTCTTTCTCTCACCAGCCTGGGTAATGCTAATGAGTTACGctacattttctctcattgCACCTATAAACCTTAGTGTGGGCTTTGTGCCAGATCAACACAGCGAATGTTACAACTGTAAAGTTCAAGGATAATGAAGTTTGGTTTTCAACTTCTTTGAGGTTGAGGTTGTTTTGCAAACCTAGACTCTATTTGCTAGctattttatttcctaaagtATCTGGATTTCATTTGGACCATGGAAATTAAGACTTTCAAGATTTTTAGTTGACCATAAAAGATATAAATCGTCCATTACTTCATTTACTAGAGATGCATGTTCATGAATAGAGGTCTTGTGCCACTGGAGTGCAAATAAATAGCTTATAAATGCCGTTTCCACTGTTTTACATGTAGCAGTTAAAATTTGCACTCTGCTGCTCTTTGGCTGAAGACTTTTTCTTGTTATGGTTCCAACTTCAGGAccattttttgttgcatttctgaAAGGAAACTTAGAAAAGATTTGACATTGAAGTTTCCTGTTCACAGGAGATTAATTACTTCACTACTGatatttgggtaaaaaaaaaaattgaaaatccTACAATAAATGGCAATCACAAGTTAGGCTCTCGTGGGAGCTTGATGTGGGATTTTGTGGCAGAAAGCAAAAATGAttgggttaaaaacaaaacaaaaaaatataaaattgtaaGAATTTGCACAAAGACTCATAATAACTAACATGGATTTTTCAATGTGTGATTACATCTTAAAAATATYGTTCCAATTTGAAGTTATTAAATCATTTGGAAAASTAAAAAGTCATAACTTAAAGCAGCTTAACGATGGTGATGTTGGTCGTTTTCCATAAAAGGTAAATTTTTTCTGTCCGTAAAGCATGATTTTCACTGGCCGATAAGAACTCATGTTGTCTCTAATCTAATTCTCTCAGAAATTAAAGGCTCAGTGTGAAGAAGCTTGACCTTTTAAGCTGCTGATTTCARgtttgtgtttttctgattaaTCTCCCCTACCAGTCGCTGTCGCTAGTGACGGAGTCTCGATTCgctttttcttcctgttcaATCTCCTCYGCCTCTGCATCCGTTTTCAGCCTCAGCAGCCAATCGTCTTCCTGCAGTTTCGGGCGTGGCAGGTTGTATAAAGGATGTCTGAACAGCTCATCCAGCTTGGAGCGACCCGTCTCCTTTTTGCTCACTTTTCCAACTCCGATTAGTTTCTTCRCCTTCTCCAGATCCTYGCTGAACGAGTCGTTCYCTTCGTGGTCAAACATGCCACCGACTCTGGGCTTGTGACCAACGCCGTGTTGGCGGCTGTTGGCTTGTTTATTtgaggcagcagaggaggaggaggcgtgCGAGACTGGATCTATCCTTGGAacggaggatgaggaggaagtgGGAAGGACGCAGGCGGACTGGAGGACGGAGAGGCAAAACAAAGCCAGAAGRAGGTGGAGAGTTAAGGACACACACGCCAGGCCCAGGTAGATGGAGCGAGTCGACTGTCTCAGGTTTAGACGCACCATGCTGAGAgcaaggaagagaaaaaaaagaccaggAAGTCCTCATGAGAAGCCAGTCAAAGTGTTAAGTTAAGAATCGAATTTAAGATTAAACCAATTTGAYTTGTACCAAAGTTTAACTGTTGGACGTATAAAAAACcacatttgttctgtttctacttatttgttgcatttaaatagTTCAGATAATCGAAAAAAGTGTGTATTGGTAAACACAAAGATGTAGTTCCTGAATGATGGCTTCATTTtgtaagaaacaaaaagctATCAGAGCCGCCCCAATTCTACGTATAAAATTATATCTTCCCCATTTTCCTGAGATAAAATCTTTCAAGCCACGCCCAGGACTTGACTACTGCCAACAAAATCAGCTGAATTCAACCTGCTGGACCAGATGAAACAGgctaaaagatttcaaaaagcGAC
It encodes the following:
- the LOC103468551 gene encoding extracellular serine/threonine protein kinase FAM20C-like, which translates into the protein MVRLNLRQSTRSIYLGLACVSLTLHLLLALFCLSVLQSACVLPTSSSSSVPRIDPVSHASSSSAASNKQANSRQHGVGHKPRVGGMFDHEXNDSFSXDLEKXKKLIGVGKVSKKETGRSKLDELFRHPLYNLPRPKLQEDDWLLRLKTDAEAEEIEQEEKANRDSVTSDSDWESASEEEGYDKVTWTRDXETHPPWLRFHLGVSRWELYDRKDLNLAQLTHYLATQRILGAVQKKGGTQLKLLVSFPNYGQALLKPMRQSRNAETDVNLFYFSDFERHNAEIAAFHLDRVLGFNRIPPVVGRLINVTTEIREVTTDERLSRTFFTSPAGNVCFYGKCEYYCSAEHPVCGRPHALEVSLATMLPDLSLAPRRSWRSPWRRSYSRTKLAHWEKDAAYCDTVKKTPPYNRGTRLVDLIDMAVLDFLMSNMDRHHYETFEEFGNETFLLHLDNGRAFGRHSQDEPSVLAPLVQCCRIRRSTLLRLRLLSRPDFRLSDVMRESLAQDPLTAVAPLLSEPHLSALDRRLATVLAAVQSCQDRNEDVVYNDLDEHDDQQLGENL